One genomic region from Nymphaea colorata isolate Beijing-Zhang1983 chromosome 10, ASM883128v2, whole genome shotgun sequence encodes:
- the LOC126410457 gene encoding ubiquitin C-terminal hydrolase 12-like: MNTSETRPIGELLSTGCTWKIGNISNLSTGNYYSEVFVFGGCKWKLKASLCNRNVPALTSGHLGLFLCIADSPTQQGKWSVDAEVSLGVVDQTSKESDKANKKHSFTAQDHCCYGSFICFSTLCCPENRYLVNGTCVVEVGITVQKVVGYMTYPDDSKEEATGGQGSAAAPTKLNLYIGKAVGCHTDQTADESCFPHGLLIRIPHLDHVASGVGDSVLKELRWNGSVRDVKRMTYYFVLQSLYLQGDHKWKNEEWLAGLRDALAISNSDHLVELKRVTSGEYFRTSSSSVMP, translated from the exons ATGAACACGTCGGAAACACGGCCGATTGGCGAGCTACTTTCGACTGGGTGCACTTGGAAGATCGGCAACATTTCCAATTTATCGACCGGAAATTACTACTCcgaagtttttgtttttgggggctGTAAATG GAAGTTAAAGGCCTCCCTCTGTAACCGGAACGTCCCTGCTTTAACGTCAGGTCATCTTGGACTGTTCCTGTGTATCGCGGATTCTCCAACCCAGCAGGGTAAATGGTCCGTCGACGCAGAAGTTTCCTTGGGTGTTGTCGATCAAACAAGCAAGGAGTCTGACAAAGCGA ATAAGAAGCATTCCTTTACAGCTCAAGATCACTGCTGTTATGGATCTTTCATTTGTTTCAGTACTCTATGCTGCCCGGAGAACCGGTATCTTGTCAACGGTACGTGCGTGGTTGAGGTCGGTATCACTGTTCAAAAGGTGGTCGGTTACATGACGTACCCTGATGACTCGAAGGAGGAAGCCACCGGAGGGCAGGGCAGCGCTGCAGCTCCTACCAAA CTGAATCTGTATATTGGTAAGGCGGTTGGATGCCATACGGATCAGACAGCAGATGAAAGCTGCTTCCCTCACGGTCTTCTCATCAGAATCCCTCATCTCGATCATGTGGCGAGTGGTGTAGGGGACAGTGTGTTAAAGGAGCTGCGCTGGAATGGTTCTGTAAGAGACGTGAAGAGAATGACTTATTATTTTGTTCTGCAATCTCTGTATCTGCAAGGGGATCACAAGTGGAAGAATGAAGAGTGGCTGGCTGGGCTCAGAGATGCGTTGGCAATCAGCAACAGTGATCACCTTGTGGAACTGAAGCGCGTCACTTCTGGGGAATACTTCCgtacatcttcttcttctgtaaTGCCCTAA
- the LOC116262596 gene encoding ubiquitin-like protein 5, whose amino-acid sequence MIEVVLNDRLGKKIRVKCNEDDTIGDLKKLVAAQTGTRAEKIRIQKWYTIYKDHITLSDYEIHDGMGLELYYN is encoded by the coding sequence ATGATCGAGGTGGTGCTGAACGATCGGTTGGGCAAGAAGATCAGGGTGAAGTGCAACGAGGACGACACAATCGGTGACCTCAAGAAGCTCGTCGCCGCTCAGACGGGCACCCGCGCTGAGAAGATCCGTATACAAAAGTGGTATACCATCTATAAGGATCACATCACTCTCAGCGACTATGAGATCCACGATGGCATGGGCCTAGAGCTCTACTACAATTAA